Proteins from a single region of Lasioglossum baleicum chromosome 1, iyLasBale1, whole genome shotgun sequence:
- the LOC143206991 gene encoding uncharacterized protein LOC143206991: protein MSDLNDSVIICETLPSSNQQKTTSTKEKKKKAVQTKKKTFYECSLRHIQLSGKRWEKQMTAKQRLNSNKGKQHEVENNENNLFLNVGTNSLCQDSIIILSDNESEKDKDVCKNKGKTEKRYVERLDNNSNKTLKRKRSPILLRSRKRKSIYILDTEEDSDKDNENLVTSDSVNQNADDIAVVWSSKNIELSDRQTKESNIVNEGTANDNLVNLEKDEAGTVNEEKRNEGEAGKETMVNEDKEEDELEEGEIRDEEKEAEVINVTQVEDNRLFMIDCSPDPKNLHCLITAKRYKENVKDNDAREAQINDDTDLLFNQANLKLPIAQNISGSITMEKPKSFHKVSAKLKKRLLKLKKDTQPSTSSVQNATSNNEPLNSVLPGHVTCSPKALREIVIDGNNVAMSHTNGKSFSEKGLQLVINFFKCRGHSVKVFVPQHRRSATSRLLEKWYSEGIVVFTPSRSIAGKRITPYDDRYILQYATMCKGIVVSSDQFRDLYNENPGWRDTIVNRLLAPTFVGDIVMFPDDPLGRKGPSLKEFLRH from the exons ATGAGCGATTTAAATGATTCGGTGATCATTTGTGAGACGTTACCGAGTTCGAATCAACAAAAAACTACGTCgacaaaagagaaaaaaaagaaagctgTTCAGACCAAAAAAAAGACATTTTACGAATGTTCTCTGAGGCATATTCAGTTAAG TGGCAAACGATGGGAGAAACAAATGACAGCGAAACAAAGATTGAACTCCAATAAAGGCAAACAACATGAAGTTGAAAACAATGAAAACAACTTGTTCTTGAACGTTGGAACCAATAGCTTGTGTCAAGACAGTATAATCATTCTAAGCGACAATGAAAGCGAGAAAGACAAAGATGTTTGCAAAAACAAGGGCAAAACTGAAAAAAGATATGTGGAAAGGTTAGACAACAATTCGAATAAAACTTTGAAACGGAAAAGATCACCTATTTTATTACGCTCGAGAAAACGAAAATCTATTTATATATTGGACACCGAAGAAGATTCTGATAAAGACAATGAAAACTTAG TAACATCGGATTCTGTAAATCAGAATGCAGACGATATTGCGGTAGTGTGGTCATCTAAAAATATAGAATTGTCGGATAGACAAACAAAGGAAAGCAATATCGTAAACGAAGGAACGGCAAATGATAATTTAGTAAATCTTGAGAAGGATGAAGCAGGAACTGTAAATGAAGAAAAGAGAAACGAAGGAGAAGCAGGTAAAGAAACCATGGTAAACGAGGACAAAGAGGAAGATGAATTGGAAGAAGGAGAAATCAGAGACGAGGAAAAGGAAGCTGAAGTGATTAACGTAACTCAAGTAGAAGATAATAGACTTTTCATGATAGACTGTAGTCCGGATCCAAAAAATCTTCACTGCTTAATAACTGCAAAAAGATACAAGGAAAATGTGAAAGACAATGATGCAAGGGAAGCACAAATTAATGATGACACTGATTTACTTTTCAACCAAGCCAATTTAAAACTGCCCATTGCCCAAAATATAAGCGGTTCAATAACAATGGAAAAACCAAAATCATTTCATAAGGTTTCAGCAAAATTAAAGAAAAGATTGCTTAAGTTGAAGAAGGATACGCAACCTAGTACATCGAGTGTACAAAATGCGACTTCGAACAATGAACCTTTGAACAGCGTGTTGCCAGGACATGTAACATGTTCACCTAAAGCATTAAGAGAGATCGTTATCGACGGGAATAACGTCGCTATGTC GCATACAAACGGAAAATCATTTTCGGAAAAGGGATTACAGCTGGTTATCAATTTCTTTAAATGCAGAGGACATTCCGTGAAGGTATTTGTACCTCAACATAGAAGATCGGCGACTTCTCGTCTGCTTGAAAAATGGTACTCAGAAGGTATAGTGGTCTTCACGCCCAGTCGATCTATAGCTGGAAAACGGATAACTCCGTACGACGATCG ATATATATTACAGTACGCGACAATGTGCAAAGGTATTGTGGTTTCATCGGATCAATTTAGAGACTTGTACAATGAAAATCCAGGATGGCGCGACACGATTGTAAACCGATTATTGGCACCAACTTTTGTTGGGGACATAGTAATGTTTCCAGATGATCCCCTGGGCAGGAAGGGTCCCAGTCTAAAGGAATTTTTAAGGCACTAA